The Chroicocephalus ridibundus chromosome 3, bChrRid1.1, whole genome shotgun sequence genome includes the window AGCCACATCCCTATTACAAATGCAGTTACCTTGGCAGAACTGTCCTTTTACTGCCATAGCTTCATTTTCGTTTTCACATCTTGTCTCTTGACTTCCTGGAAGTACCAACTGCTTTACATTCTGAGTCTCTTCAAATTACCTTCATCTACTATGGGAGATTTTGGGATGTGTTCATCTATTTAGGCATTTATTACCATACTTGCATTATAAATTAAATTGAGAATCCTATTTTAAACACTTAGGATTGGCTAGaagaaacagtaaaattactgGTGTGTGTCACGTGAGTTAAAACAGTGTACGTTACATGAGTTAAAGTGCTTTTGTTGAGAGTGCTGTTTTTAGAAAGGGCAGGCTGCTCAGTTGCTGTCATCATATGGATGACATACGTCACAATTCACATTTTCCTTTAAGTCCATCTCAATTGTTGATGGAGTTTATACAAGATTTCTTTTCAAGATTGGGGTACAAATAGAAAACAATACAAGAATTCATTGTGAAAATCATTTTATGTAGTTGAATCTTTGCATGTTAATCTACTCAAAACAGTCCCCTGAGCCTTTGTATGAGAAGTCTCCATTCCATACAGCAGTTAGGGGGCAAATGTTCattgtttaatttattattaagaGTGGAACACACTTGAGATGTGAACTTTCTGGGAGAGCTGTATAAGGCCTTAGTCTCCAAAGATACCTTTATGCAAATAGCCACCCCAGCGTTCTTagtatatttatttaatacagGGTTACAGTTGTTTATAGCTCTATTTTTCATTTGTGTATGCTCTCACTAATATCCACATTTTCACTATTATAGTAGGAGCGTGCTTTTCACAGCTTCAGTACAACTATGATTCTCAAGGGATCCCTCAACTTGGAAAAATTTGGCATTTGAATCTTCCTTGAGATACAGAACAAGTCAGGTGTCTACAACATGTCATTTCATAAATATAATGTGTTAAACCACCACATGTATATATGGAGGCTTACACGAGGCCCTAAAAGACttcattttaaatctttttttaccTGAGAGATCTCGCTTTTCATATCTGACCGAGGTCAGAAAAAATCGTGTTTATTTTGACTGTTTGAGAATGATttttatatctatctatctataggAAAGTTCACAAATAACTGGGCAACTTTAAGCATGGGTGCTGGAAATGAACCAAAGCTATACCTGTCAACAACTGGCCTTTTTCTTGAAATAAGCACAGCTTTATCAAGAGAACAAATTCAGtggatttcagtttctcttaAAGCTGTGCTTGAAGAACATTGTTCTTAAAGAAACTGATAGCCACCAGTTGGTAGCTGGTGACGTCAGGAGCTGCTTCACTTGCATTTCAAAGGGCAGACTTTGatccattattttcttattacatttttctttctccttatttcTGGTAGACTGTCAGAGCCTGTCCAGCAAAAGGAGACGAGGCAGCGCCTTGAACCAAGACAAATCCATGGATTGGTTTACAAGCAATGAAGAATGAAATATACCCGATGAGGCAGAAACACCCTGTGCTCTGCAGAACAACCTCTGTTGCATTGCAACACCATATCTGATGATTCTCTTAAAACTTTTCCCTTTAAGTAGTAGGTGGGATTTCAAACTTTACAGGCAGTAGAAATCAAAGCAGTCATTAGTTAAAAGTTACACAACTTGCAAAATGTAGCAGCTActttgtaacattttattttattctgatacAATACTCAAATTAGCAGCTAACACATCTCAGCAGCATCAAGAAAGCAGCGGTCGAAACTTTCTCAGCTTGGTAAGGaatgctaattaaaaaacaaaacaagttactACTACAGTATTTGAACATAcagtgattattttattattataagtTTTGTGATTTCATGATATAGTAACATGTCAAATGCTAGTAcaagaaatagtatttttgaaaataaaaaatatcactaaacatttaagataaaaaaacattttccaagtgTCTCACCTGAATGAGCTTCCTGCCAATAAGATGGTCTAGCAACGTAAGGCACCGAGCAGTACGTTTCAGCATTGTCAGAAAGTGATTCTGTAAgaagtaaatttttttaattctttccaacGAGTTTAAAACATACACGCAGACTAGAGTTGCCAATGTGCATGGATTATTTTTCCTTGACgcagtttgattttctttttccttctgttaaagTTCTTTGTGTCACCTATCAGTAGATTTAGACCTCTTTGCTCTACTATGGATTTTGCAAATCTATATTAGTATAAGGCATCTTTTTTGGATTTGCCAGAACAGCAGGATTATGAAACAGAGCACATTGGTAACGTTTCTTCTTGTGGAATCCTTAAGCCCATCAGGGTCCTCTAAAGCAGCAACAGCATGAGTACAGAGgactgcattttattaaaaagtaaaaatttaaaaacagtaGTAGAAGGGCAGTCATGCTTTACTTGCAgactgcaatttattttctacttagtCTAGATTTTTAATAAGATATTTAAATAACCGTTAATGTATCCTATTTCAAACCTGACAAGCTCTAGGCTGTCCAGAAGCTTGTCTATTCTTCACAACAATCTTGGTtgacctaagaaaaaaaatactgcctctTCCTTCAAACTTTGCCTTCGTTATATCCTTGGAGTATCAAATTGCAGTAACAGGGTATCTCATCAGCAATAATGTTCTTACCATTGTATTCACTTTCTTTAAGAACTACTTGATCCTGAACGTGGATTTCTTCACATTCCTTTTGAGGTTGTTCTTCAATATTTTCTTGAGTTTCCATCATTTGGCTTGATTTGCCATTCTTGAGTTTAGCAGGGAGTACCAACCAATTTCTGTGAGTTACCTCAATGATCCTTTCACACAAAAAAGGGAGCTTGCAGGTCCGTATTCTGTCTAAAAGGTCAATAACCTGCGTGATGCttttgaagaaatgcaaaggATAAAGTAGTATTTTGAAAACTCAAATCGTATACTTAGTCTCAATTCTACTGCCTTTGTCACACTCTTTACCTTTGAGGTTACAGAAGTCCTTCAGGGTAAAGGAGCGAGCAACCTTACTACTGAATTGGAAAACAATGCAGTCATTTTGAGGATGTCATTAAGTGCAAACTTCCACTGACCATAACGAGACCATTCCCAAAGTAAAGGCCAAAGGATTCGGCCAAGTGTAATGTATATTGAGTGCAAATCcctaaaaaaaattacactgcgGGGGACAGGGAATTctgttaaacatttaaaatatatatccaGCATTAATAAAAAGATGTTTGATTTTGTAGCAATGTTAGGTGATGCCTGAATAAATGCATAAGTGCTATAAGTAAATACTTACTTTGCTAAGTACACAGCGCACACACCACCCTCTTTCAGACTTGGGTGTACAACAGGCAGAGCAGACTGGGGGTTAAGCATATCCAGAACTATCTGCAGGAGAAAGATACAAAGATACATATGTTTTACTGGTAAATATTAGTATatctatcattttttttccataacgaCAATGcttgaaaaaacagcattttcaggAAAATGAATGCATACAACAGCAGCATGTAATCACAAACCAGTTTTATTATTGCCTCTCAAAACCGTAGAGAAACCTGAGGTCCACACATTTACAAAACAAAGTCTTTGTTGCTTCCAAATGAACTTCTATTAAAACAGCAAGTAATATTTCATCAACACAGCAGTCCTGTGTTAACGTTAAACCTCCTACTAATTAAATTCCATAATACTGACATTAATAAAAACTTTTAGAAGACTACATTTACTAGCACCTTTGGACATCCAgtttacaaatgtaaaaaaaaatataaatgttcaaGTGCATCTTTATAACGAAAAGATCACACTACAGTCTTGGTATCTAACTTGCtgtttgttttaagatttggAAAACTTCTGTCCTTGGCAATTTATCCATCTTCTGCTAGAAAACTAGTCAAACTGTAAAACAATGGCATATGCAATATAAGACCCTTCCTGTAGATTGTtacttttaaagttttaaaaaattatatttttatgctatatattttatttctttgctcaaACAGTTTAGCACAATTGCTGTTTGTTTAAAGCATTAATGTAAGTACTTTGTCTGCTTTACAAGGAAGAGTGGTTAACATCTAGCTGTTTTACCCAGCACATCTCCCTTAACAAAATCTGGACAAGAGAGCGAGCAAGAGCGTTCCTTACTGTAAGTTGGACCTTAGTTACATTGTGCTTTCTATATAGCTGATAGCAAAGTGTTTACATATTTTCAATAAACTTATGCATCTTTCttaaaattaatgtttgaaaTACATGCCGTAGATACAAAAATACCCGTTTCTCCAAAATACAACAAAGTAAGTTTGTCTTTGCTTACAAGACAGCCGTGATTAATTGTAGTATTTCTGTACTGTAGCCATATCACTCTTTCATTTGGGAACCTGCAACTGAAaccttgaaaatatttgtaatctgacaaagaaaaaaataaatcacaatgtTTCTTTCATTGATGAAGATCCgattcttttttctcctgttaaaCTAGGCTAGGGAATCCTGTTGCGAATGTGTTTTAATGGATCTAGAAAAGGTAAATGTCAAATGGGCAGGATTTTTTGGACTTACTGCATCAAGTGCTATAGATTTCATATCCGCAGCAGCTGTTGAAATGTCTTTAAGAATGAAATCCACGTTATCCGGCCACTCTTCCGTGTGTCCTATTTCCCATGCAGCACGCCAGTGCCTGTAATTCTTCTTAGCTAAATTATGATGATCATCTCTGATTTCATAACTTATAACACGTCCTTTAGGcccaactgaaaacaaacaagaggCACTAGACTTACTACTTTCATCCACAGGTGAAATAAAGCAACATTATAGTAGTTCGAACTGTTCCTAAGATGTCCTCCCAAAGTAAGTCCTGCCACAAAAGTCAACTTGAGCATCTGTGGCCCTGTCAATCTATGATTCTTCTGCTATAGCTACCACAGGTTCCAGCCAAGAAAGCTGCAAGACTGGTCACTACTCACAGATGCTGACAGACAGTGACTGCTTCTGTTGTTAATAAGATTTGAGActaatggttttaattttttttttttttttttttttttttttacaatcctCGTTTTTACAAAGGTTTGCTGTTTTCCATGCATAGTTCTTTCTCCACCTGTCCCTTCGTAAGGATCACTGCTCACTGATCTCAGACCCTTAGACAAGTTTGCAAGTGTACTCTTTGATTTACACAGGCTTGTGTTGTTTTCCTGTTACTGtttgtaataaattattttattattgttttaagtATAAATTTACTATCCTGAAATTTTCCATGAGTCCAATACACAATGTTTTTCATAAAGGAAGTGTTACCAGGCTATCTAGGTACAGACAGCAGCGTGTGCATTGCTGTGTTATTCTACCCTTGTATTACTCCTAATTTCTCAAGCCTATCACAGCATtagcttctccttctccttggtgCTTTTTAATGGGCACAGACACCTTTCAGCCATCAGCAGCTCAGTGGGTGACGTTCTGTGACTTCTTAAGCCATTTTTTTAGGTTGGAGTCACCAAGGTCCTTCCATCACCTATGGGTTCCCACTACGAATCCATTCAGAAAACTGAACAAAAGGAGGAATGGATGGGTTGAGTTTCTCGGCAGTCTCTCCCtgatctccccaggagtaacttgtacccattacccgtCTgagtgactccttgtaaaaagggagtctccatcttctgggtagccaccctttaaatcctggaacatggtgataaggtctcccctaggccttcttttctcaaggatGAATAAgtccagttctctcagccttttctcatatgGCAGGCTGCactgcttctgttttctaaaaCCAGGTGCTCACCTGCTCTCGACAGGAACAA containing:
- the TRMT61B gene encoding tRNA (adenine(58)-N(1))-methyltransferase, mitochondrial; this translates as MRVWSGLRRAASSAHGATVGGRPRRRAWETSLSPLERVRRLLPPEEAEAVGRCAAAPHAPPGEEKEEEEVATAPQVPPEAAGTRPGAFRAGELALAEVRRKHNTTLKLLCRLAAGSVLASPGGILPHHDIIGQLPGQVLRTSAGARLLLRRPSLEEYVLLMPRGPTIAYPKDVSAMLMMVDIHPGDTVLEAGSGSGAMTLFLSRAVGPKGRVISYEIRDDHHNLAKKNYRHWRAAWEIGHTEEWPDNVDFILKDISTAAADMKSIALDAIVLDMLNPQSALPVVHPSLKEGGVCAVYLANITQVIDLLDRIRTCKLPFLCERIIEVTHRNWLVLPAKLKNGKSSQMMETQENIEEQPQKECEEIHVQDQVVLKESEYNESLSDNAETYCSVPYVARPSYWQEAHSAFLTKLRKFRPLLS